The genomic stretch agtgtgtgttgtcagtgtgacatgtcttatcatctttagagtcttcatcatcagtgtcaggagagtgtgacgttgtgtcctcactatctgatagtggagctaagagcttgtctgcttgtgatcctccacagtggtctccatcagcttctgttgtcatgtgttgagttgagctgctgcttggaggctccgcctctctcttctcctcactctcacctttgacctcatcaccttcactcttcacagggacaccagtcactggcatcttggtgacatcaacctcctccagtccttcaagatgctctccctgctgactgatgctgtgttcctcctcttcctctttaatgagaggggtcagtgggtcctcctcttcctccttaatGTGAGTGGTCAGTGGATCCATCGCTTCCTTTTTAAAATGGggtgtcagtgggtcctcctcttcctctttaaaatggggtgtcagtgggtcctcctcttcctttttaaaatgggggatcagtgggtgctcctcttcctctttgatgTGAGTGTTCAGTGGgttatcctcttcctctttaaaatgggggatcagtgggtgttcctcttcctttttaatgtgggagggctgtggctcctccgtccgcatcctgaagctccacttctgttgctcagggtgaagatgttcttcccagacgtctgcaagacaaacacaccatctctgctcagtcacacaatgcattcagtacttttacatgcacttaggaaaaacaagttatcgtatgaactgtcttgaaatctcagtgacgcacaaacacgctgctct from Nerophis lumbriciformis linkage group LG26, RoL_Nlum_v2.1, whole genome shotgun sequence encodes the following:
- the LOC140679856 gene encoding uncharacterized protein isoform X2 codes for the protein MCERTIAEYEEELCPTKEEKERQHEKHQVVLHRTDVWEEHLHPEQQKWSFRMRTEEPQPSHIKKEEEHPLIPHFKEEEDNPLNTHIKEEEEHPLIPHFKKEEEDPLTPHFKEEEEDPLTPHFKKEAMDPLTTHIKEEEEDPLTPLIKEEEEEHSISQQGEHLEGLEEVDVTKMPVTGVPVKSEGDEVKGESEEKREAEPPSSSSTQHMTTEADGDHCGGSQADKLLAPLSDSEDTTSHSPDTDDEDSKDDKTCHTDNTHFTCSHCGKTLKYPSKLKRHMRTHTGEKPFSCSICSKDFTYKHELKIHMKRHTGEKPFSCSLCGKGFNQRDPLKIHMRTHTGEKPFSCSICGKDFNHKDPLKIHMRTHTGEKPFSCSECGKSFGTNYNLKVHMRTHTGEKPFSCSICGKDFTLRQHLKMHMRLHPGGKPFSWFKH